In Chroicocephalus ridibundus chromosome 4, bChrRid1.1, whole genome shotgun sequence, one genomic interval encodes:
- the EDC4 gene encoding enhancer of mRNA-decapping protein 4 isoform X2 produces the protein MASSSSIDIEDATQHLRDILKLDRPGGSVNENQRPSNSYNGDLNGLLVPDPIVAGDGPSLAKPVHRNISLGALQEKQVICLSGDDSSTCVVISAKDVEIVASSDSSITSKARGSNKVKIQPVARYDWEQKYYYGNLIAVSNSYLAYAIRVASNGSAMVRVLSVSTAERTLLKGFTGGVADLAFAHLNSNQLACLDEAGNLFVWRLAMDKEKIQEEILVNIKRPDNTPLNTSRRIIWCPFIPDDNEESGEEGSQTLALLHEDRAEVWDLDIIRTNNSSWPVEVPSIKEGFIVVKGHSTCLSEGALSPDGTVLATASHDGFVKFWQIYIEGQDEPRCLHEWKPHDGRPLSCLLFCDNHKKQDPEVPFWRFLITGADQNRELKMWCTVSWTCLQTVRFSPDIFSSMSILPSLKVCLDLSAEYLILSDVQRKVLYVMELMQNQEEGKAYFSSISEFLLTHPVLSFGIQAVSRCRLRHTEVLPAEEENDNLSVEGAQGAGAVESAAGVLIKLFCVHTKALQDVQIRFQPLHSPDMSASMPSHSSHEEFAFPDHMADLSTEGLGSEKGSVHGSQPDLRRIADLPVPADFLSLSNDAKPKLMTPDAFMTPSTSLQQIAVSPGSSVSSLTAVTAMSSTSVTDAAMPRPSEDLTVSPKMQLDTSLTLSSSSSSLQTSPRSHSVLIPGLPDKLTPKAPVPVAPGNPSLALELQEVEPLVVPQASPTRERSPDVISSASTAMSQDIPEIASETLQRSFAAAPSGLPAEVLEPSHHADSMASAASALHLLSPRNRHNSEHSHHSLDMPPVEVDRLNAPSLLETALTQENASSDSVVSQPWPAAPDITRETRNSMADSPRDEVEEKHKSSSYHRHSYHLLQHDSQDASAEQRDMNQSPRSSNNQVTPEFQDELMCILRSQQRELSELRQNQMELLQRLTDHLDAIQSSLMGHVERVIDSQQEQEQRRLDRALTEGQQRNGQLQEHLSQQLSQSLSTAVCTRLERTVREEMKKTVPQCISKSVDPIAGQLSNTIAAKLTAVEGTLKESITKLVKSKNLTDAVVRATADTLQGPIQAAYREAFQSVVLPAFEKSCQSMFQQINDTFKQGTQEYVQQLETHLKNKKVREQEARDPLLNQLRQLISTFQSSTEQLAATVAASVHAEVQHQLHIIVGNMQESILAQVQRVIKGEVSLAMKEQQAAVTSSIVQAMRSAAGTPIPSAHLDFQSQQTHILQLLQQGHLNQAFQQALTAADLNLVLYVCETVDTQQVFGQHPCPLSQPVLLSLIQQLSSDLGTRTELKLNYLEEAVMHLDHSDPITRDHMGSVMNQVRQKLFQFLQVEPHNNLSKPARRLMIMLQGLVTPGMT, from the exons atggcctcctcctccagcatcgACATCGAGGACGCGACCCAGCACCTGCGGGACATCCTCAAGCTGGACCGACCGGGAG GTTCAGTGAATGAGAACCAGAGACCGTCAAATTCGTATAACGGAGACCTGAATGGACTGCTGGTGCCAGATCCCATCGTGGCCGGAGATGGACCTTCTTTGGCTAAGCCAGTGCATCGCAACATTTCTCTGGGAGCCCTGCAGGAGAAGCAAGTCAT ctgcctTTCTGGTGATGACAGCTCCACTTGCGTAGTGATATCAGCAAAAGATGTGGAGATAGTGGCCAGCAGTGATTCCAGCATCACCAGTAAGGCCAGAGGGAGTAACAAG GTGAAAATACAGCCTGTGGCTAGATACGACTGGGAGCAGAAATACTATTACGGCAATCTGATAGCTGTTTCAAACTCTTACCTGGCTTATGCCATTAGAG TTGCCAGCAACGGCTCCGCTATGGTGCGGGTGTTGAGTGTCAGCACTGCTGAGCGGACCTTGCTGAAAGGATTCACAGGCGGTGTGGCAGACCTGGCTTTTGCTCATCTCAACTCCAACCAGCTGGCGTGCCTGGATGAGGCCGGCAACCTTTTTGTCTGGCGCCTGGCTATGGATAAAGAAAAAATCCA AGAGGAGATCTTGGTTAACATCAAGCGACCTGACAATACCCCGTTGAACACCTCTCGAAGAATCATCTGGTGCCCTTTCATCCCGGATGATAACGAGGAGAGCGGTGAAGAGGGAAGTCAGACGTTGGCGTTGTTGCATGAGGATAGG GCAGAGGTGTGGGATTTGGACATTATCCGAACAAACAACAGCTCCTGGCCAGTGGAAGTGCCTAGCATCAAAGAGGGCTTCATCGTAGTGAAAGGCCACAGCACG TGCCTGAGCGAGGGAGCACTTTCTCCAGATGGAACTGTGTTGGCCACAGCAAGCCATGACGGTTTTGTCAAATTCTGGCAGATCTATATTGAGGGGCAAGATGAGCCAAG GTGTCTTCATGAGTGGAAACCCCATGATGGGAGGCCTCTTTCCTGCCTGCTCTTCTGTGACAACCATAAAAAGCAAGACCCAGA GGTTCCCTTCTGGAGATTTCTCATCACAGGAGCAGATCAGAATAGAGAACTGAAGATGTGGTGCACTGTGTCTTGGACTTGTCTACAAACTGTCCG CTTTTCTCCTGACATCTTCAGCTCCATGAGTATTCTTCCCAGCCTGAAAGTCTGCCTGGACCTCTCAGCTGAATATCTGATACTGAGTGATGTGCAGAGAAAA GTCTTGTATGTGATGGAGCTGATGCAGAACCAAGAGGAGGGCAAAGCTTACTTCAGCTCCATCTCAGAGTTCCTCCTCACCCACCCAGTCCTAAGCTTTGGCATCCAGGCAGTGAGCCGCTGTCGGTTAAGGCACACCGAAGTGCttccagcagaagaggaaaacgACAACTTGAGTGTAG AAGGTgctcagggagctggggctgtggaatCAGCAGCAGGCGTGCTGATAAAACTCTTCTGTGTGCACACCAA ggcccTACAGGATGTGCAGATTAGATTCCAGCCTCTTCATAGCCCTGACATGAGTGCATCCATGCCTTCTCACAGCTCTCATGAAGAATTTG CCTTTCCAGACCACATGGCTGATCTAAGCACAGAAGGGCTGGGATCTGAAAAAGGCTCGGTGCACGGGTCTCAACCAGATCTGCGGCGTATTGCTGATCTGCCCGTACCAGCAGACTTCCTTTCTCTCTCAAATGATGCTAAGCCCAAGCTGATGACTCCAGATGCGTTCATGACACCGAGTACATCTCTTCAACAG ATCGCTGTGTCTCCGGGCAGCAGCGTCAGTTCCCTGACGGCAGTCACAGCCATGAGCAGCACTTCTGTCACGGATGCTGCTATGCCCAG GCCGTCGGAAGACTTGACTGTGAGCCCAAAGATGCAGCTGGACACCAGCCTGACActgagcagcagtagcagcagtcTCCAGACTAGCCCTAGGAGCCATTCGGTTCTTATCCCAGGCCTCCCTGACAAGCTAACGCCAAAGGCACCTGTTCCA GTCGCGCCAGGAAACCCCTCTCTAGCACTGGAACTGCAGGAGGTGGAGCCCTTGGTGGTGCCCCAGGCTTCTCCCACCCGCGAGCGCTCGCCAGACGTCATTTCCTCTGCCTCCACAGCCATGTCCCAGGATATCCCAGAGATTGCTTCCGAGACTTTGCAACGCAGCTTTGCGGCAGCTCCGTCTGGGCTCCCTGCGGAGGTGCTGGAGCCCAGTCATCACGCAGACAGTATGGCATCCGCTGCCTCAGCTTTGCATTTGCTGTCTCCGAGGAACCGGCACAATTCCGAGCACAGCCACCACTCTTTGGACATGCCTCCAGTGGAGGTGGACAGACTGAATGCTCCATCGTTACTGGAGACTGCTTTAACTCAGGAAAATGCATCTTCTGACAGTGTCGTGAGTCAGCCGTGGCCAGCAGCTCCTGACATAACCAGAGAAACCAGGAACAGCATGGCAGACAG CCCAAGGGATGAGGTTGAAGAAAAGCACAAGAGCTCTTCCTATCATCGGCACAGCTACCACCTGCTGCAGCATGACAGCCAGGATGCTAGTGCAGAACAAAG ggaTATGAACCAGTCGCCAAGATCCTCTAACAACCAG GTGACACCGGAGTTCCAGGATGAGCTGATGTGCATACTGAGGAGCCAACAGCGGGAGCTCTCCGAGCTGCGTCAGAACCagatggagctgctgcagagactCACGGATCACCTTGATGCCATTCAGAGCTCCCTTATGGGCCATGTGGAGAGGGTGATTGactcccagcaggagcaggaac AGAGAAGACTAGACCGAGCGCTGACGGAAGGACAGCAGCGCAATGGGCAGCTCCAGGAGCATCTGTCTCAGCAGCTCTCCCAGTCCCTTTCCACTGCTGTGTGTACCCGTCTGGAGAGGACCGTTCGCGAGGAGATGAAGAAGACCGTACCCCAGT GCATTTCCAAGAGTGTGGACCCTATTGCTGGCCAGTTAAGTAACACTATTGCTGCCAAGCTGACTGCTGTTGAGGGGACGCTGAAGGAGAGTATCACCAAGCTAGTGAAATCAAAG AACCTTACAGATGCTGTCGTGAGGGCAACGGCCGATACCCTGCAGGGGCCGATCCAGGCAGCCTACAGGGAAGCGTTTCAGAGCGTCGTGCTGCCAGCCTTCGAGAAGAGCTGCCAGTCCATGTTCCAGCAAATCAATGACACCTTCAAGCAGGGCACACAGGAAT ATGTCCAGCAGCTCGAGACTCACTTGAAGAACAAGAAAGTACGAGAACAGGAGGCCCGGGACCCGCTGCTGAATCAGCTTCGACAGCTCATCAGCACCTTCCAGAGCAGCACCGAGCAGCTGGCTGCCACTGTCGCAGCCAGCGTCCATGCTGAGGTGCAGCATCAGCTGCATATTATCGTGGGCAA catgcagGAGTCTATTTTGGCCCAGGTGCAGAGGGTCATTAAAGGAGAAGTGAGCCTGGCTATGAAGGAACAGCAAGCAGCTGTCACCTCGAGCATCGTCCAGGCAATGCGCTCGGCGGCCGGGACTCCCATCCCCTCCGCTCACTTGGATTTCCAGTCTCAGCAAACTCACATCCTTCAgctgctccagcagggacacctcAACCAAGCTTTCCAGCAG GCTCTAACAGCAGCTGATCTCAACCTGGTCCTGTACGTCTGCGAGACCGTGGATACTCAGCAAGTATTCGGCCAGCATCCGTGCCCGctgtcccagcctgtgctgctctcTCTCATTCAGCAGCTCTCCTCCGATTTGGGTACTCGCACGGAACTGAAGCTGAA TTACTTGGAGGAAGCGGTGATGCACCTGGACCACAGTGACCCCATCACCCGAGACCACATGGGGTCAGTCATGAACCAGGTGCGGCAGAAGCTCTTCCAGTTTCTCCAGGTGGAACCCCACAACAATCTGAGCAAGCCTGCCCGTCGCCTCATGATCATGCTCCAGGGCCTGGTCACCCCTGGCATGACCTAG
- the EDC4 gene encoding enhancer of mRNA-decapping protein 4 isoform X1, which yields MASSSSIDIEDATQHLRDILKLDRPGGSVNENQRPSNSYNGDLNGLLVPDPIVAGDGPSLAKPVHRNISLGALQEKQVICLSGDDSSTCVVISAKDVEIVASSDSSITSKARGSNKVKIQPVARYDWEQKYYYGNLIAVSNSYLAYAIRVASNGSAMVRVLSVSTAERTLLKGFTGGVADLAFAHLNSNQLACLDEAGNLFVWRLAMDKEKIQEEILVNIKRPDNTPLNTSRRIIWCPFIPDDNEESGEEGSQTLALLHEDRAEVWDLDIIRTNNSSWPVEVPSIKEGFIVVKGHSTCLSEGALSPDGTVLATASHDGFVKFWQIYIEGQDEPRCLHEWKPHDGRPLSCLLFCDNHKKQDPEVPFWRFLITGADQNRELKMWCTVSWTCLQTVRFSPDIFSSMSILPSLKVCLDLSAEYLILSDVQRKVLYVMELMQNQEEGKAYFSSISEFLLTHPVLSFGIQAVSRCRLRHTEVLPAEEENDNLSVEGAQGAGAVESAAGVLIKLFCVHTKALQDVQIRFQPLHSPDMSASMPSHSSHEEFAFPDHMADLSTEGLGSEKGSVHGSQPDLRRIADLPVPADFLSLSNDAKPKLMTPDAFMTPSTSLQQIAVSPGSSVSSLTAVTAMSSTSVTDAAMPRPSEDLTVSPKMQLDTSLTLSSSSSSLQTSPRSHSVLIPGLPDKLTPKAPVPVAPGNPSLALELQEVEPLVVPQASPTRERSPDVISSASTAMSQDIPEIASETLQRSFAAAPSGLPAEVLEPSHHADSMASAASALHLLSPRNRHNSEHSHHSLDMPPVEVDRLNAPSLLETALTQENASSDSVVSQPWPAAPDITRETRNSMADSPRDEVEEKHKSSSYHRHSYHLLQHDSQDASAEQSDHDDEVASLASTSGGFGAKASTQRLPVKDWKAKASPRASPKLKRKGKKDDGDMNQSPRSSNNQVTPEFQDELMCILRSQQRELSELRQNQMELLQRLTDHLDAIQSSLMGHVERVIDSQQEQEQRRLDRALTEGQQRNGQLQEHLSQQLSQSLSTAVCTRLERTVREEMKKTVPQCISKSVDPIAGQLSNTIAAKLTAVEGTLKESITKLVKSKNLTDAVVRATADTLQGPIQAAYREAFQSVVLPAFEKSCQSMFQQINDTFKQGTQEYVQQLETHLKNKKVREQEARDPLLNQLRQLISTFQSSTEQLAATVAASVHAEVQHQLHIIVGNMQESILAQVQRVIKGEVSLAMKEQQAAVTSSIVQAMRSAAGTPIPSAHLDFQSQQTHILQLLQQGHLNQAFQQALTAADLNLVLYVCETVDTQQVFGQHPCPLSQPVLLSLIQQLSSDLGTRTELKLNYLEEAVMHLDHSDPITRDHMGSVMNQVRQKLFQFLQVEPHNNLSKPARRLMIMLQGLVTPGMT from the exons atggcctcctcctccagcatcgACATCGAGGACGCGACCCAGCACCTGCGGGACATCCTCAAGCTGGACCGACCGGGAG GTTCAGTGAATGAGAACCAGAGACCGTCAAATTCGTATAACGGAGACCTGAATGGACTGCTGGTGCCAGATCCCATCGTGGCCGGAGATGGACCTTCTTTGGCTAAGCCAGTGCATCGCAACATTTCTCTGGGAGCCCTGCAGGAGAAGCAAGTCAT ctgcctTTCTGGTGATGACAGCTCCACTTGCGTAGTGATATCAGCAAAAGATGTGGAGATAGTGGCCAGCAGTGATTCCAGCATCACCAGTAAGGCCAGAGGGAGTAACAAG GTGAAAATACAGCCTGTGGCTAGATACGACTGGGAGCAGAAATACTATTACGGCAATCTGATAGCTGTTTCAAACTCTTACCTGGCTTATGCCATTAGAG TTGCCAGCAACGGCTCCGCTATGGTGCGGGTGTTGAGTGTCAGCACTGCTGAGCGGACCTTGCTGAAAGGATTCACAGGCGGTGTGGCAGACCTGGCTTTTGCTCATCTCAACTCCAACCAGCTGGCGTGCCTGGATGAGGCCGGCAACCTTTTTGTCTGGCGCCTGGCTATGGATAAAGAAAAAATCCA AGAGGAGATCTTGGTTAACATCAAGCGACCTGACAATACCCCGTTGAACACCTCTCGAAGAATCATCTGGTGCCCTTTCATCCCGGATGATAACGAGGAGAGCGGTGAAGAGGGAAGTCAGACGTTGGCGTTGTTGCATGAGGATAGG GCAGAGGTGTGGGATTTGGACATTATCCGAACAAACAACAGCTCCTGGCCAGTGGAAGTGCCTAGCATCAAAGAGGGCTTCATCGTAGTGAAAGGCCACAGCACG TGCCTGAGCGAGGGAGCACTTTCTCCAGATGGAACTGTGTTGGCCACAGCAAGCCATGACGGTTTTGTCAAATTCTGGCAGATCTATATTGAGGGGCAAGATGAGCCAAG GTGTCTTCATGAGTGGAAACCCCATGATGGGAGGCCTCTTTCCTGCCTGCTCTTCTGTGACAACCATAAAAAGCAAGACCCAGA GGTTCCCTTCTGGAGATTTCTCATCACAGGAGCAGATCAGAATAGAGAACTGAAGATGTGGTGCACTGTGTCTTGGACTTGTCTACAAACTGTCCG CTTTTCTCCTGACATCTTCAGCTCCATGAGTATTCTTCCCAGCCTGAAAGTCTGCCTGGACCTCTCAGCTGAATATCTGATACTGAGTGATGTGCAGAGAAAA GTCTTGTATGTGATGGAGCTGATGCAGAACCAAGAGGAGGGCAAAGCTTACTTCAGCTCCATCTCAGAGTTCCTCCTCACCCACCCAGTCCTAAGCTTTGGCATCCAGGCAGTGAGCCGCTGTCGGTTAAGGCACACCGAAGTGCttccagcagaagaggaaaacgACAACTTGAGTGTAG AAGGTgctcagggagctggggctgtggaatCAGCAGCAGGCGTGCTGATAAAACTCTTCTGTGTGCACACCAA ggcccTACAGGATGTGCAGATTAGATTCCAGCCTCTTCATAGCCCTGACATGAGTGCATCCATGCCTTCTCACAGCTCTCATGAAGAATTTG CCTTTCCAGACCACATGGCTGATCTAAGCACAGAAGGGCTGGGATCTGAAAAAGGCTCGGTGCACGGGTCTCAACCAGATCTGCGGCGTATTGCTGATCTGCCCGTACCAGCAGACTTCCTTTCTCTCTCAAATGATGCTAAGCCCAAGCTGATGACTCCAGATGCGTTCATGACACCGAGTACATCTCTTCAACAG ATCGCTGTGTCTCCGGGCAGCAGCGTCAGTTCCCTGACGGCAGTCACAGCCATGAGCAGCACTTCTGTCACGGATGCTGCTATGCCCAG GCCGTCGGAAGACTTGACTGTGAGCCCAAAGATGCAGCTGGACACCAGCCTGACActgagcagcagtagcagcagtcTCCAGACTAGCCCTAGGAGCCATTCGGTTCTTATCCCAGGCCTCCCTGACAAGCTAACGCCAAAGGCACCTGTTCCA GTCGCGCCAGGAAACCCCTCTCTAGCACTGGAACTGCAGGAGGTGGAGCCCTTGGTGGTGCCCCAGGCTTCTCCCACCCGCGAGCGCTCGCCAGACGTCATTTCCTCTGCCTCCACAGCCATGTCCCAGGATATCCCAGAGATTGCTTCCGAGACTTTGCAACGCAGCTTTGCGGCAGCTCCGTCTGGGCTCCCTGCGGAGGTGCTGGAGCCCAGTCATCACGCAGACAGTATGGCATCCGCTGCCTCAGCTTTGCATTTGCTGTCTCCGAGGAACCGGCACAATTCCGAGCACAGCCACCACTCTTTGGACATGCCTCCAGTGGAGGTGGACAGACTGAATGCTCCATCGTTACTGGAGACTGCTTTAACTCAGGAAAATGCATCTTCTGACAGTGTCGTGAGTCAGCCGTGGCCAGCAGCTCCTGACATAACCAGAGAAACCAGGAACAGCATGGCAGACAG CCCAAGGGATGAGGTTGAAGAAAAGCACAAGAGCTCTTCCTATCATCGGCACAGCTACCACCTGCTGCAGCATGACAGCCAGGATGCTAGTGCAGAACAAAG TGACCATGATGATGAAGTTGCAAGCTTGGCTTCTACGTCAGGTGGATTTGGTGCCAAAGCGTCTACGCAGAGGCTGCCTGTGAAGGACTGGAAAGCCAAGGCGTCCCCCCGGGCTTCCCCAAAGCTAAAGCGGAAGGGCAAGAAAGATGACGG ggaTATGAACCAGTCGCCAAGATCCTCTAACAACCAG GTGACACCGGAGTTCCAGGATGAGCTGATGTGCATACTGAGGAGCCAACAGCGGGAGCTCTCCGAGCTGCGTCAGAACCagatggagctgctgcagagactCACGGATCACCTTGATGCCATTCAGAGCTCCCTTATGGGCCATGTGGAGAGGGTGATTGactcccagcaggagcaggaac AGAGAAGACTAGACCGAGCGCTGACGGAAGGACAGCAGCGCAATGGGCAGCTCCAGGAGCATCTGTCTCAGCAGCTCTCCCAGTCCCTTTCCACTGCTGTGTGTACCCGTCTGGAGAGGACCGTTCGCGAGGAGATGAAGAAGACCGTACCCCAGT GCATTTCCAAGAGTGTGGACCCTATTGCTGGCCAGTTAAGTAACACTATTGCTGCCAAGCTGACTGCTGTTGAGGGGACGCTGAAGGAGAGTATCACCAAGCTAGTGAAATCAAAG AACCTTACAGATGCTGTCGTGAGGGCAACGGCCGATACCCTGCAGGGGCCGATCCAGGCAGCCTACAGGGAAGCGTTTCAGAGCGTCGTGCTGCCAGCCTTCGAGAAGAGCTGCCAGTCCATGTTCCAGCAAATCAATGACACCTTCAAGCAGGGCACACAGGAAT ATGTCCAGCAGCTCGAGACTCACTTGAAGAACAAGAAAGTACGAGAACAGGAGGCCCGGGACCCGCTGCTGAATCAGCTTCGACAGCTCATCAGCACCTTCCAGAGCAGCACCGAGCAGCTGGCTGCCACTGTCGCAGCCAGCGTCCATGCTGAGGTGCAGCATCAGCTGCATATTATCGTGGGCAA catgcagGAGTCTATTTTGGCCCAGGTGCAGAGGGTCATTAAAGGAGAAGTGAGCCTGGCTATGAAGGAACAGCAAGCAGCTGTCACCTCGAGCATCGTCCAGGCAATGCGCTCGGCGGCCGGGACTCCCATCCCCTCCGCTCACTTGGATTTCCAGTCTCAGCAAACTCACATCCTTCAgctgctccagcagggacacctcAACCAAGCTTTCCAGCAG GCTCTAACAGCAGCTGATCTCAACCTGGTCCTGTACGTCTGCGAGACCGTGGATACTCAGCAAGTATTCGGCCAGCATCCGTGCCCGctgtcccagcctgtgctgctctcTCTCATTCAGCAGCTCTCCTCCGATTTGGGTACTCGCACGGAACTGAAGCTGAA TTACTTGGAGGAAGCGGTGATGCACCTGGACCACAGTGACCCCATCACCCGAGACCACATGGGGTCAGTCATGAACCAGGTGCGGCAGAAGCTCTTCCAGTTTCTCCAGGTGGAACCCCACAACAATCTGAGCAAGCCTGCCCGTCGCCTCATGATCATGCTCCAGGGCCTGGTCACCCCTGGCATGACCTAG
- the NRN1L gene encoding neuritin-like protein, producing MGCGCWRLLGVVCPLLLHLAMSQEPVSMAGKCDTIYKGFAGCLISLGDSMAQSVRRQQEEGGEEAQELDTVCKSWDDFHACASEVLSSCPEEAAAIWESLRQESRKIQFQGNLQELCSARSRLASARGSPDAETNQATLRGSATFLRPHLLALLALLLPVAQL from the exons ATGGGCTGCGGCTGCTGGCGGCTGCTGGGCGTCGTGTGCCCGCTGCTCCTGCACCTCG ccaTGAGCCAGGAGCCCGTCAGCATGGCGGGGAAGTGCGACACCATCTACAAGGGCTTCGCCGGCTGCCTCATCAGCCTGGGGGACAGCATGGCCCAGAGCGTCcggcggcagcaggaggaaggcGGCGAAGAGGCGCAGGAGCTGGACACCGTTTGCAA GTCCTGGGACGACTTCCACGCCTGCGCCAGCGAGGTGCTGTCGAGCTGCCCCGAGGAAGCAGCCGCCATCTGGGAATCCCTGCGCCAGGAGTCCCGCAAGATCCAGTTCCAGGGGAACCTGCAGGAGCTGTGCAGCGCCCGGAGCCGCCTGGCCAGTGCCCGCGGCTCGCCGGATGCCGAAACCAACCAGGCCACGCTGCGGGGCTCGGCCACCTTCCTGCGGCCCCAtctcctggccctgctggccctgctgctgccggTGGCCCAGCTCTAG